The sequence below is a genomic window from Salinispira pacifica.
GAGGAAAACGCCGCCCGGTGAAGCCCCGGCGGCAGATTCCAGGATAGTTCTCCGGTATTTATTCGCCGTCCTTCACAAGCCATATCAGCAGTGCAAGGGCACACAGGTTCGCTGCAGCGGAGACGGGACCGATTCCCCATAATCCGAAGCGAAGGTACATTGCCGGACCTGTTGATGCGGCAATAGTCGACCCCAGAAGTCCGCCTGCAACGCCCAGAGCAAGCACCCGGCCTCTTCCCTCAGGATACTGTTCGCTTAAGAGGGGAAAGTTGCTCACAGTGGTAAACTCAAAAAAGAACCGCGGAATAATCAGTCCCGCAAGGGCGGGGATGAGAGAAATATTCAATATCGGAAGCAATATGAACCCCAGACTCATTCCCATGGTTCCGTACATGAGGCTCCTGCGCTTGCCAATCCTGTCTCCGGCTGTACTCACCAGAATACTTCCTGCCCAGTCGGCAATCCCCAGCATGAGCGCAACCTGTCCAAGCCGGGAGGGGGTGAGAGAATACTCGGTTTCCAGAAAAATTCCGTGGGATATCATCAGATGAAACAGAGCGAAAAAATTGAAAAAGTTCACTCCGATTGCAGCCCAGGCTGACCGGCGATTGGGGCCTAAATGCAAGAAGGCCCGGATGCGTTCCATTCGGCTGGGTTTCACCGGCTGGACTGAATTCTCTCCGGCCTTTGCCGTCTGAACGGCATCTTCCTCCTCCCGGCCGTGCCGGGAAGGTAGGACAAACATGCATACGGCGGATATCAGCATTCCCCCTGCAAGAATGTAGAGGGGCAGCTTCCATCCGCTTTTCTCGATAAGGACCCCGATTACCGACAGGCCGAATATGCCCGCCAGAGCCCATGAATACTCCAGAATCCCAAGGTATCTGGATCGTTTATGGTAGGGGAGGAGTGCGCTCAGGTAGGAATGGGCGTTTGGAGCAAAGCCTCCCTGTCCGGCTCCCCACAGCAGCATGGCCAGTACAAGCCAAAAGAGATTGCCCGCCGCAGCGAACAGCAGAATTCCCGATGCGATTAGCAGCAGATTCACCTGCATAATTCGACGGTACCCGTATCGGTCGGCCAGTCCCCCGATAATAGGTGCAACGAGCCCGGACAGGTTGCGTACGCTTACCAGACGGCCCATGGTCAGCCCGGTGAGACCCGCACCGGATGCGTACACCAGCAGGTATGGGTTGAATAACTGCGTGGCGGTATCCACGAAGAACTTGGCCAGAACGGCGATTGCAAGCATTGCACCCACCTGAACAGGTGCCTGTGCTGATGAGTTTTCTAACTGATGTGATTTTTCCCGCATCCCCGGAGCATACACGAAAGCATGCCCGGGCAGGAAGCCGTCTGCCCCATGAAAATTCTCCCGGCGATTACCAATCACAAAATTCCTATCACAAAATACCTATCGCAAAAGCTGATATCATTATTGGTTCCGGGATGCCGAAAATACTACCATTGATGATGTGTACAATTCCCAGGCTTTACAAAATACTGTTCTGTGTCCTGATGAGTGTCCTGGCCTCTCCGGAAAATCTCATCGCCGACACAATTCCCCTGTCCCTCACCGGCGCCATATATCCCTCTCCGGACCCGTTTACTCTGGATGCCCGGGCAGCCCAGCTGTGTATCAATCTGCTGAGGCAGGAAATGTTTCTGTTGGGAACCAGCGATTCTTCATCTCCGGGAGTTGCCAGGGAGGATTCGCCGGAAGGATTACCAGAAAGATCATCGGAGATTCCCCGGTCCGGATCCCAAAAGCAGATAAACCGGGTCCGGAGGGTTTGGGCACGGCTGGTGGAAGTTGACCGGGAAATGCCTCCGGGACACCGGAGACGCTACATTATCGAAGTGAACGGTGAACCGTTGGATATGTCCAGCCACTTCATAGAATGGAACGGAAGCATGGTAAATCTCCAGCTGCTTTTCACATACCGTAACCAGTACCCTCCACGGGGGCTGAATTACCGTGCTGATAAATGATTGGGATTACATCAGTACTTCCAAAGCTTGAGTATGCCGCCGGGCATGGGGATAAACCCTTCATTGACCATCTGTTTGCCGAGTTCACTGGACTGGGCGGGACCGTCATCAATCCGGTGGATGGTAATTCCCTTCCGGGCAACCGGGAGCTTGATCAGGTGATTCCGGAAGAAGCTGATGATGATGCTTTGCAGCGTTTCCATGCTGCAGATTCTCTCCGTCTGTTCTCCGTCTGATATATCTGAATGCGTTTCAATAGAAGTCTCAGCCGGATACAGCCGAATCTCTTTTCCGTTGCCCTGGATCTCTGCGAGTTTGAAAGAGTTTTCATTCACTGAAAGAAAGATCAGAAAATTGTGGACACTGCGACGTTCGTCAATCAATTCCGGAAACAGACAGGGATCTGCGGCATTCAGCCAGTACCAGCCTCTCTGTTTGGTCGGGCTATCTGTCTCTGATTGCTGACCTGGACGGTAATTTTTCCGGGAAACCAGTTCATTCATGGCGAACTGGATTCCCCTTCGCTGATCGCACAGCTTACCGCCGATAATTTCCCCGGAAAGCTCCATGAGACGCAGAGCAGGCAGTAACTCTTTCCAGGAGAATGGCCTTCCTTCGTCCTCAAGGGTTCTGCGGTCAACGATTCCATGTCGCAGAAAGAGACGGTACACCCTGTTTTTCAGTGCTTCAAGCTTACTTCCCGGATCTTCCGATGGCTGGGGCGAGCCGGTGAAGGTTTGATTCAGGGAAACCGGAAAGAACATTCCCGACAGTTCCCGACTCCCGGCAGGGGAGTTTCGGCGAGATACGGGGCAACGACACTGGCTCCGGGATTGCCGCCCCGCATTGCTGTTTCCCACAGCCGTAAAGCCGCTGAGCGCTTGGAGCTGATGCCCTCAGACAGGTCCTGCTGATAGTCATTTTCGTTTGTCGGGCTGCTGCCCGGCGTTTTTTCCCGGGGTGAGGAAAGTTTTTCTGCGGCAGTACCCATGGCCTGAAAAGAATCGTTCATGAGATATCCCTGCCGGAGTAATTCCCAGGTTTGGCCGGCAGTCAATTCTGAAACCGCCGCTGGGGCTGCTGCTTGTTCATCTCCAACCCGGGGAAAATAATCAGAAGAATCTTCCCTGGATGCGAAACACAGTGTTTGCGGCCCGGTACAGGTCCAGACCATGTCACGTTGCCTGAACACTCCTTCTCCAAGCGCAGGGGATACTGTAGCCAGCCGGGCTTCAAAAAGCCCTCTGCGCAGCAGCCCGGCGTTCAGCTCCCGACCGGAAAGGGATTCAAACAGTCGTGTATAGCCTTCTTCATCGGCGGCAGGAAGATGTGGGAGGGAATCAGAGGGCAGGGGAGACACATGAATACCCTGAAGTTTTCTGTTGACCTCCTGTAATTCCGTGAGCGTCAAAGCTGCGCTGTACTGACGCATATTCCTGCGCCGCATCCGCAGAAGACGCTCCAGGGTTTCCCGAAGGCAGATACTCCGGCTGCCCGGTTCACCGCTTTCAAGTTCCAGAACCTCATCGTAATCTATGATCCCGGTGAGTATGTCCTCCCCCCAAAGACTCATAAATTTCTCATGGGCAACAGGCCCCTGCCACCCCAGCCATTCCAGCGCCAGCTTCTCCCGGGAAACAGGAGAACAGCTGCTGTGCAACCAGATGGGGCCAGCCTGGGTATCCCGGAAAAAGCCTTCCCGGGAAAGAAACCGGAAGAGTTCCGCAGATAGATTTGAATGATCTGAACGGATGGGTGCAGCAGCAGGCTCGTCTCCATCCTGTTCATCCTTGTGTTCCAGTGCCTGTTTGAGCTCGCTGAGCTCTTCCTCTGAAATAATCCGTCGATCGCTGAGATAGAGCTGCAGCTCCTCAGTATTGCCCGGGGCGTATTCGGGGATGAGTCTGCGCATTTTATCCAGATATTCCCTGAGTATCTCCTGCGGGATTTCCGGGAGAGGTTCGGCGGATTGAATAAGAGTTCTCAGCCACCACAGGCCCTTCCCTGTGGACTCTCCCGAAGGCAGTTCCATGCTGTCATCCGCATAGAGATATTCATTGTTCAGCTGCCACATAATGTCTGAACTGAAGGGTCCGGGGTGCCCTGTGACGATACGGGAAATTTCCGTCTCCCCCGATTCGATTCTGTCCAGATGCTCCTTCAATTCTTTCAGGGCAAAATCGTGATCGAACAGCTCTCGCCAGGTTTCATTGGTGATGGGAAACTCTTTCATGCCGTACACCCGTTCAAGAAGCTGCTTGCTGCGCATTCGCTGCAGCCACAAGGGCGTCCGCTGAGAGAATCCCTGCCGGAGTATCAGAAGAGCTCGGGCGGCATTCACCCGGAACCGTGCTCCGAATACGCCGCTGCCCGGGAGAGATTCAGCCAGAAGAGTATCCACTGAATCTGAAGTCAGGCCGGAGAGGGGGGCATAGCTCCGATATTCTCTGGGAACTGAAAGGATAACTCCATCATCATTATATATCCCGGTAAGGGCAATCCCGTAACGCCTGGCAAATCTGCGCTGAATGCACATCAGCAGAGGAGCATTCACCCGTCCGCCCTGAAGATTATGAATCACCAGATGGATCAGATCCGGGGTGAGAGATGGATCATCCAGTTCCTCAATGACAATCCGCTCCCGGCCCGGGAGGGTATCCCGTGTTTCCGATAATGTGCGCTGGCCATCCACCCACCGGATCAGTTCCTGTGCAGCCCTCTCGTCCATGGAGACCTGGTCCGGTAAATTGAGCATCTGTGCCGCAGGGGCATCTGATTCCCGGGAAGATTTCAGTACCTCTTCCAGACGGTTCAGCTCCTGGGCAATCTGTTCCGCCATGAGCGGATCCATGCCCAGGGTATCGGCCCGCCAGAAAGGAGCAAGCATGGCGCTGCGTGTGGTGGGGGAAACCTTCACGCTTCGATTGTCCATTTCATCGATTTTCCAGACGCGGTTTCCCAGGGTGAAGCGGTCCCCAAGACTCCGCTCGAAAACAAACTCCTCGTCCAGTTCGCCGATCTTTTCATCGCTCCCGCTGATGCGCAGCTCGAAGTACCCCCTGTCGGGAATGGTTCCTCCGCTGCTGTATATCAGATACCGTAACCCCTCCCGGCTCTCCAGACGGGATCCCGATGCGGGGGAATCCGGAGCCGCAGGGGAATCGGGGAGAGATATGGTCAGGCGGGGTTTCAGCTCCCGGATTCTGGTGGACTCAAAGCGGCCGGCCAGCATCTCAATTACGTTCCGGAAAAATTCCTCCCCCAGGTTTCGATAGGGGTAGCTGCGCCGAATCAGTGAATACAGGTCATTATATACAATGCTTCTTCCGGCGGTTTCGGAGATTATCATTTGAGCCAGAATGTCCAGGCAGTTCTCAGGTATGATCACCTCCTCGATGATTCCCCGGCACACCGCTCTTGATATGCCGACGGCGGAAAGAATTTCCCGGGGATGGAGAGGCACAAACACTGCGCTGGATACCCCGTCAAGCCGGTGGTTGGATCGGCCAATGCGCTGCACGGCGGAACTCAGGCTGAAGGGAGCCTGGAGAAGGATGACCCGATCCACGTCACCCACATCAATGCCCAGTTCCAGGGTTGATGTGGCGGCAACCGCCCTCAGGCGGCCTTCCTTCAGTTCCTGTTCCACCCAGTAGCGGTATTCCCTGCTCAATGACCCGTGGTGTGCGAAAACGATGGTTTCATCAAAGTACTCATTCAGAAGCATTGACGCTTTTTCCGCCGCCCTCCGGCTGTTGCAGAAAATGATGCTGCTGCGGTGATTTTTGATTTCATCGGCAATAACCGGAATCTGTCGGTCCCACCAGCTGCTATCTGTTCCCTCTCCCAGTTTGATTTCCAGCTGATATTTCCTGGGCATGGGATCTTCGATAACAGATACCCGCCGGGGAGATGAGGAGCTTTCGTATCCTCCGAGAAACGAGGCAACCTTCTCAACTGGCCGCACGGTGGCTGATATGCCAAGGCGCTGGATGTTGCTTCCGGTTTTCAATGCTTCCAGCCGTTCAAGGTTCAGCATGAGGAGGGTTCCCCGTTTGGATCCGGCGATGACATGAATTTCATCGAGGATCACCAGGCTTATATCCTCCAGCATCATCCGACCGTTCCCTGAAGTGAGCATGATGTTGAGTGTTTCCGGTGTTGTCACAAAAATATCCGGCGGATACTTCAGCAGCCTTGAGCGCTCCGCCGGAGAACTGTCACCCGAGCGAATTCCGGTGCGGATATGGGGGATCTCTGTATTGCTTGCCTCTGCAAGTTCCTTGATTTCCCGGAGAGTAGTATCCAGGTTTCTCAGGATGTCATTATTCAGCGCTTTCATGGGAGATATGTACAGCACCTTTCCCCGGAAACTGCCCTGAATGAGCGCATTGATTGCCCACAGGAAGGCGGACAAGGTCTTGCCGCTTCCGGTGGGGGCAGAGATCAGCAAGTGTTCCCCTGCGGCGGTGCGTCTCCAGGCTTCTGCCTGTATTTCTGTGGGCGCATCAAAGCGGGAATCAAACCAACTGCGTATCAGCGGATGAAACTGAGAAAAAGCCTGGGACACGGATTATCTCCTCTCTATGCGGGCCGCACACCCGGTGGGCTGAATCAGACGATTGCAGAAGCGGCAGCTTTGATTGTATACAGGTAGAACTACACACCAACACTATACAGTGGATTATCAACGGCTTCATGCATCGGAGGTACGGGATGATGCGAATTTCCACCCTTTCAGAAATACTCAGGCCCATCCTCGCAATCACCGCCGGGCTTTTCATCTCAAGCTGGCTGTTTCATGGGGTGGAAAGGATCCGGGGTAAAATCATCATGGCTGAAGCGCTGATCCTTACTTCGGCGGTGCTGCTGATCATTTCTTCGGGCTTTTTTGTCTACTGAATTGGTCAGCAGTCTGAATAGATCAGATCGGCAATAATGAGGTAATACAACCAGGAACGGTCTGTCACTCAGCGAACACAATTTCCGCCAGCTGGCTCAAGTTTTGAATTTCGAAATCGTGCTTCGCAGTACCGGGATTCTCTGCATTTCCCGGATTAAACCAGCAGGATGGAAGGCCGGCCCTGTTGGCACCCAGAATATCCGAGCCGAGATTATCTCCGATTACCAGCATTCTTTCTCTGTTCAGCGGGCTGCCCAGCAGGGAAAAGGTGTGGGTGAAAAAAGCGGGATCCGGTTTGGCCGCACCTGCATCCTCCGAAACAATAATATGCTGGAACAGGGGTTTCAGGCCTGTGCGCTCCAGGCGCTTATGCTGGGTTTCACGGATCCCGTTGCTGATAATGGCCAGGGAGAAATGCGGTCTCAGATTCCGAAGAATCTCCTCCGCCCCTTCCATGAGATGTGCGGTGTTCTGCAGCTCTTCCAGAAAGCATGCGCTGAAGCGGTGGGCATCCGGATCGGAGGAAAGGGCGTCCCGGGGCAGTGCGTCACAGAATTGCTGAAAACGCTGGAGCCTGAGTTCCCCTGAGCTTATGCGGCCCTGCTCGAGATCCTGCCAGAGACGGCGGTTGATATTTTTGTAGACGGGAAACCAGCTTTCCTGATATTCCAGCTCCATCCGGGTACAGGCTGACCGGAAGGCATGTGCCTCGGACGCATCAAAGTCCAGAAGAGTATGATCGGCATCGAATAAAAGCCAGTCGAATTTCGGTTGCATAGTTTCTTCATATCAGGAAACAGGATTTTTGACCATTGTTCAGTCAGACTTTCTCTGTTTTGCAGTACTTTCTGCTTTGAAAAAGCCTCCGCAGATCTGTTCAATTACGGTGTTCGCCAGATACAAACCGAAAATGCCTGTGAGAGTGGGGAGACTGCCCAGTACATGCCGGGGACCATTGAGATTTTGCCGCTGATCCGGAATTTCTTCCGCCGGTCGGTTTCGTTCCGCGGACTGATAATCGAAGACTACTTCTTCAGTGGAGTACACGGTGGTAATTCCCCGACCCACACCCCGTTTACGGAGTATCAGTCTCAGCTTTTTGGCCACCGGACACATACGTGTGCTCATTAAATCATCAATCCGGATATATGCAGGATCACTGCGAAGGGCTGCCCCCATGGAGGAAACGGCGGGAATGCCCTGCTGCCAGGCGTACTCAAGGATATCGGCTTTGGGATAAAGGGAGTCTATTGCATCCACCAGCATATCCGTGGGAAGTAACGGAGATTCCATGGGGCTGAAAATCTCATCCAGTGTATCCTCTCCCGCCGCTAGGGAGCATACCTCAACTCTGCAGCGTGGGTTGATATCCAGCACCCGGTTCCGGGCAGCCTCCACTTTATTCATACCCAGGGTGGATTCAAGGGCGATCAGCTGACGATTAATGTTGGAGGGATGAATGCTGTCAAAATCCACCAGGCGGAAAGATCCGATCCCGCTTCTGGCCAGGGCCTCCAGGGCGTAGCTGCCCACTGCACCCACGCCTACCAGAGTAACCCTGCTATGCTGCAGCAGTTTGAGTTTTTCCTCACCGATGAGTCGGGAAATCCGTGAAAACCTTTCCATTTCTGAGTACTATATCAATCAGCTCATCTCTGTCAATTTCCAGAATTGCGGCAACCCGCTCATACATCGAAAGTAAAAGCTGTGAATGGCTTGTATGCCCGTCCTCCCGTTCTGATCCGTGAGGCCAGTCGCTTTCGATGAGCAGACGGTCCATGGGTATGGCTTTCAGCCAGTGAGCTGAGCTGCTCTTCCGGGCATTTCCTTCCCAGGTTCGCCTGTGCTTCCAGTGCCCACCGGGACCAACGGAAAAATAACAGTTGAATTTGAGGAAGCGTTTAAGATTCTCGGTATGCTCATACCAGGAATGAAGCATGATGGGGATATCAGGGCTGTTTCTCTCAAGCACTTCTGCCGCAGCACCCGCACAGTTCAACACGTGCAGTACCGCCGGCCGATGATATTCTAGGGCAATCTGAAGTTGACGGGAAAAATACTCCTCCTGCAGCTGCCGGGAAACTCGGGAGTAAAGACTCCTGTCCATGCCGATTTCTCCCACGCCCATGTCGGGGCGGCTTTCCAGCAGTTCACGGAGCCGCCGGAGTCGAGGATCCCCGCCGCGGGGGGCAGGTTGTTTTTTATCCGAACGTCCGTCGGGCTTGTTGCGGATATGAGCCGGATGAATTCCCGCATACGGGTGGACCCGGGGGTCACGGTTCGCAGCAAGTTCCTGCCAGTCTTCCGTGCCTGCTGAACAGCTGATGCATCGAAGATAGCCGGAGAATACGCTGTCCGGAGTGTCCTGGGTGTGGAGGTGGGCATCCAGAATGGCGGATCTCATACCGGGTTCAGAGCAGGCGGGCACCATTATGAATCTCACGGCCGCTTACTGTATCGGAAACCGCCAAAACCACCCGTTGGTGTGCATCATAAAACCCCAGCACACTGCATTGGGATTGTATTGGCCCAATCTGCTTTGGATGAAAATTCACTACCGCAAGTACCTGACGGCCGATTAATGATTCAAGGCTGTACAGATCTGTAAGGCGTGCACTGGATTTCAGGATGCCCAGATCATCCCCGAGATCAATTCTCAGAATGTAGGCGGGAACACGGGCTTCCTGAAAGATTTGAGCATCCACAATGGTGCCGACCCGTATATCCACCTTTTCAAAATCATCCCAGCCGATAAATGCATTCATTACCGGGTCTCCCGGAACCTGTTTTCTTTGCCGAATTTCCGGGAGTAGTCACGGGCGGCGTCCGCGGCACTTACTTCACCCTTGCTCTGCTTAAGGTAGTACCAGTGAGAAGATATAGCGAACAGCAAACTTCCGCTGCTTACATCGGGAAAGGCCGCATGAAGTTCAGGTGTTTTAACGGCGTCCAGGAGGGGTTCATACACTTCTTCCATCCATGAAAAGACCGCTTCATGCCAGTTCACCGGAGACGGGCTGTGTTCGCTTGCAAAATACTTATGCACTTCTATATGTTCCAGCAGGGCGTTCCATTCATCTTCACTGTCACAATGAAAACCCTGAGTCATTAATGTCTGTTTCAATAAATCGCGCTTTTCGTTGACCGGAATGTCATATACCATTGTTCCCTCCTCGAGATGAGGCACTCCTGCATCCCTATCACGCCAAATAATACCCCATATCAGAAAAAAATTAAAGATATTCATTGACATTTAACAAAAAACACCCATATCAAAAAATGTCAAAATTGTGATTTGACGCAATCTTTGGTGCACTGTCAATTGTAACCAGTGATCAGTCCCAGGGCAATGCTTCTGTACAGGAATACCGGAGTGAAGTATAGTATTTCATGCTGTTCTGCGATTATGAATACCGGGAAAAAATTCTTGAAACCCTGAACATCTCCTGGGCCGATTCTCTGGATGCCCTGCTGACAGTGTGTCGGATTGCCCGGGTATCAGAGGATTTGAAACTTGCCGCTTTTTTCTTTTCAGTCCGCTCCCGGAGGGAGTATGTTCTCGGTCCCCATTGGGGAATTGAAGCTCCTCTCATCCGCGGCAGAGTGAGCGAACATCCATGGAAACTGCTTGAGAATGATTCCCTGGAGATTCCCCCGCCCTGGAAGCTCTCTGAAGACCATTTTCTTCATCTCCTTCCTTTGTCCTCGGACCTTGTATTTGCCGCCGTAACCGATGTGGATCGCGGGGGTGCACCGATCTTCACGGCGGAGGCGCAGGATTGCTGGAGGAGTCTGCAGGGCATTATTCCCCGAAAGGATTTTGATCTCTCCCCGGCGGCTGCTTCTTCCCGGGCTCTTTCCGCCGACGGGAATCAATGAGCGTCCTGGCCTTGGAGATGTTCAGGGAGTCGTATTTGGTTTTCAGCTCAAGTACCGCCTGCTCAGCCCGGGACCGTTTTTCCTCTCCGGTTTCAAATAGTTCTGTCTGGGTGAAGTCATCCTGACTGCCCACAGAGGCGAACCCCAGTCCTATGAGCCGGACCGGCGTTCTGGAGTCCCACTTCTGTTTCAGTAAATCCAGGGCTATCCGGTAGCAGTCTTCAACAGTGATGATCTCCCGGGCAGAGCGCCGCTGAATGGTGGATGTGCTGAAATCGGCAAGGCGAAGTTTCAGGACCAGAGTTCTGCTTTTGCCGCCCTCGGCGTGAAGCCGGAAAATAATGCCGTGGGCAAGGGTGAACAGGGTATCTTCAATGACCTGAGGATCCCTGCAGTCAGCGCCGAAGGTATGCTCATTGCTGATGGAATGACTTTTCACTTCTCTGTCATATATGCCCGGATCAATACCCCGAACGATCTGGAACATGTACTCTCCCCCGGATTTACCCAGGAGATTTTGCAGGGTCTGTCTGGGAATTTGTACGATCTGGCCGATGTCCCTGATATTCAGGTCCTCAAGTTTTTGTCTGGTCTTTTTTCCAACACCCCACAAATCGGAAATCCGGAGACTGCTGATAAACTCCTGTTCGCCCCCGGGGGGGATAATGGTAAGTCCGTCGGGTTTCCGGTATGCCGAAGCCATTTTGGCCACCAGGCGGTTTGTGGCGGCCCCGACTGTGATGGTGAGGCCGCTTGTATCAAAAACCTGCTTCTTGAGGCGTTGAGCAGCTTCCTCGGGAGGACCGAAAATTCCCTGAGTGCCGGTCATGTTAATGAATGCCTCATCGATTGACACCTGGATTACTTCCGGACTGAAGTCGGAGAATATCTTCATAATTTCATGACTGGCCTTTGAATATTCCTTCATCCGCGGATGGACATAAATACCGTCGGGACAGAGACGGTATGCCTGACTGACAGGCATGGCACTGTGAACACCGAATCTTCTCGCCTCATAGGAACATGTGGAGACAACCCCCCGTTCCCCGGGCTTTGCTCCGACTATTACCGGTTTCCCCCGGTATTCGGGATGATCCCGCTGTTCCACCGCTGCGAAGAATGCGTCCATATCAACATGAAACCAGAGAGCAGTGTGGCTTCGCATCAGGATCCCTCCGGTTCTGTGTCCCGCTCTCCGTTGCCATCTGCATCCGTTTGTGTATCCCCGTCCAAATCGCCGGAAATGATGATGGTTTCCTGAATGAATTTCTGCAGTTCAACGTTCCACCTGCCGTTCTCCCGGGTAAACCGGGTCTCAGGCTCCCGGAACAGTGCCTGAATCTCTATTCTGGGCCGTGTGCGGGAGGGCAGGGTGAACTCCAGATTCAGGGGGGAGGGCGGATTGATGCCGTTCAGAAAGCGTATCTCACCCCTGCCGGTAATAAACCGGTATGGAAGGGTTGCGTCGTAGGGTGAAGTATCTTCTGATGTAAACAGACTGATCCGAATGGATTCCGCACGTTCGCTGCCGCTGTCCAGGACCAGGGAGTAGGTTGTACGTCCCAGAAAACTTCGGCTTTCCAGGGTGTAATTCAAGCGTCCGGAGATTTGGGTGACAGGAAAGGGATAGCTGGTGTTCCGGGTTTCCGCCGAAAATTCCTGACCGGCAAGGGAAAAGTCGAGTTTGCCCAGTCTTGCATTGCTGTAGGCTCTGACCCTTGTTTCAAGTTCTGTTGCGGCAGCATCGGATTGACGGCTCCGGGAATCGTATTCCCGGCTGTTTTCTCCCCGTATAATGATCTGCTGGGGCTGACGTTCAGGAAAAGGTTCCAGGACAAATGTACTCAGGAGATTTGCCAGCAGCAGCAGAAGCATGGCCAGGGCAGAGTATCTGAGAGTGAAATTTCGCCTGCCCCGGACCGGATGTGGAAACAGAAAATCAAGCCGGATCAGCATCAGCATGAAGGGAAGAAGAATGAAGGCCACGAGGAGATTGATTCCTGCATCGGAGGCTATCAGTTCGCCGATGAGCAGGGTTTCATCTATCCGGATGATATCCACCACAGAAATGGCGATGAGCATGGGCGAAAGCAGGGCGGAAATGCTTTTCAGCAGCCGGTTGCGGCTGATGGAAAAAATAAACGCCCAGAACAGGGCCCAGAGAAAGTAGTAGGCAAAATTGATGTTGATGATTCCGAATATAAACACATCCGCGGCAAGAATCAGAATGGCGGCGGCGGAATAGAAACTTCCGTTCTTTGACAGGGGGAATCGGCGAATCAGGGTGAAGAAAACGGTAAAGAGAAAACTTGCGGTAATAATCTTCAGGAGAAACAGAGGGATGGGAAGGTAGCGCCACAAATTTTCAATTCCCCTGAGCTGCTCCACCATGGAGACCATAAGACTTCCCATGAAAATAAATGCAAACATGGCGGAGTAGAGCAGGGGCAGGTTCCAGAAGTTCCTTCCCAGGGTTTTCAGATATTTTCTCCGGCGCTTGCGAAAGATGAACAGCCACAGGAGCAGCAGCAGGATGACGGCCAGAACCGTCTGCACATACAGCATCTCATTCAGGAGAAACTGTCTGGAACCGATGCTGAAGCTGAGGTAATGCTGATCCCAGAGGCCGGTAATGTCGGCGTTTTCGGCGATATCCTCGTCATCACTGGAAATCAGCAGATCATGAAGAAACTGAAGGTTC
It includes:
- a CDS encoding YjjG family noncanonical pyrimidine nucleotidase, translated to MQPKFDWLLFDADHTLLDFDASEAHAFRSACTRMELEYQESWFPVYKNINRRLWQDLEQGRISSGELRLQRFQQFCDALPRDALSSDPDAHRFSACFLEELQNTAHLMEGAEEILRNLRPHFSLAIISNGIRETQHKRLERTGLKPLFQHIIVSEDAGAAKPDPAFFTHTFSLLGSPLNRERMLVIGDNLGSDILGANRAGLPSCWFNPGNAENPGTAKHDFEIQNLSQLAEIVFAE
- a CDS encoding DEAD/DEAH box helicase; translation: MSQAFSQFHPLIRSWFDSRFDAPTEIQAEAWRRTAAGEHLLISAPTGSGKTLSAFLWAINALIQGSFRGKVLYISPMKALNNDILRNLDTTLREIKELAEASNTEIPHIRTGIRSGDSSPAERSRLLKYPPDIFVTTPETLNIMLTSGNGRMMLEDISLVILDEIHVIAGSKRGTLLMLNLERLEALKTGSNIQRLGISATVRPVEKVASFLGGYESSSSPRRVSVIEDPMPRKYQLEIKLGEGTDSSWWDRQIPVIADEIKNHRSSIIFCNSRRAAEKASMLLNEYFDETIVFAHHGSLSREYRYWVEQELKEGRLRAVAATSTLELGIDVGDVDRVILLQAPFSLSSAVQRIGRSNHRLDGVSSAVFVPLHPREILSAVGISRAVCRGIIEEVIIPENCLDILAQMIISETAGRSIVYNDLYSLIRRSYPYRNLGEEFFRNVIEMLAGRFESTRIRELKPRLTISLPDSPAAPDSPASGSRLESREGLRYLIYSSGGTIPDRGYFELRISGSDEKIGELDEEFVFERSLGDRFTLGNRVWKIDEMDNRSVKVSPTTRSAMLAPFWRADTLGMDPLMAEQIAQELNRLEEVLKSSRESDAPAAQMLNLPDQVSMDERAAQELIRWVDGQRTLSETRDTLPGRERIVIEELDDPSLTPDLIHLVIHNLQGGRVNAPLLMCIQRRFARRYGIALTGIYNDDGVILSVPREYRSYAPLSGLTSDSVDTLLAESLPGSGVFGARFRVNAARALLILRQGFSQRTPLWLQRMRSKQLLERVYGMKEFPITNETWRELFDHDFALKELKEHLDRIESGETEISRIVTGHPGPFSSDIMWQLNNEYLYADDSMELPSGESTGKGLWWLRTLIQSAEPLPEIPQEILREYLDKMRRLIPEYAPGNTEELQLYLSDRRIISEEELSELKQALEHKDEQDGDEPAAAPIRSDHSNLSAELFRFLSREGFFRDTQAGPIWLHSSCSPVSREKLALEWLGWQGPVAHEKFMSLWGEDILTGIIDYDEVLELESGEPGSRSICLRETLERLLRMRRRNMRQYSAALTLTELQEVNRKLQGIHVSPLPSDSLPHLPAADEEGYTRLFESLSGRELNAGLLRRGLFEARLATVSPALGEGVFRQRDMVWTCTGPQTLCFASREDSSDYFPRVGDEQAAAPAAVSELTAGQTWELLRQGYLMNDSFQAMGTAAEKLSSPREKTPGSSPTNENDYQQDLSEGISSKRSAALRLWETAMRGGNPGASVVAPYLAETPLPGVGNCRECSFRFP
- a CDS encoding Lhr family helicase; this translates as MFFPVSLNQTFTGSPQPSEDPGSKLEALKNRVYRLFLRHGIVDRRTLEDEGRPFSWKELLPALRLMELSGEIIGGKLCDQRRGIQFAMNELVSRKNYRPGQQSETDSPTKQRGWYWLNAADPCLFPELIDERRSVHNFLIFLSVNENSFKLAEIQGNGKEIRLYPAETSIETHSDISDGEQTERICSMETLQSIIISFFRNHLIKLPVARKGITIHRIDDGPAQSSELGKQMVNEGFIPMPGGILKLWKY
- a CDS encoding tRNA threonylcarbamoyladenosine dehydratase encodes the protein MERFSRISRLIGEEKLKLLQHSRVTLVGVGAVGSYALEALARSGIGSFRLVDFDSIHPSNINRQLIALESTLGMNKVEAARNRVLDINPRCRVEVCSLAAGEDTLDEIFSPMESPLLPTDMLVDAIDSLYPKADILEYAWQQGIPAVSSMGAALRSDPAYIRIDDLMSTRMCPVAKKLRLILRKRGVGRGITTVYSTEEVVFDYQSAERNRPAEEIPDQRQNLNGPRHVLGSLPTLTGIFGLYLANTVIEQICGGFFKAESTAKQRKSD
- a CDS encoding MFS transporter, giving the protein MLAIAVLAKFFVDTATQLFNPYLLVYASGAGLTGLTMGRLVSVRNLSGLVAPIIGGLADRYGYRRIMQVNLLLIASGILLFAAAGNLFWLVLAMLLWGAGQGGFAPNAHSYLSALLPYHKRSRYLGILEYSWALAGIFGLSVIGVLIEKSGWKLPLYILAGGMLISAVCMFVLPSRHGREEEDAVQTAKAGENSVQPVKPSRMERIRAFLHLGPNRRSAWAAIGVNFFNFFALFHLMISHGIFLETEYSLTPSRLGQVALMLGIADWAGSILVSTAGDRIGKRRSLMYGTMGMSLGFILLPILNISLIPALAGLIIPRFFFEFTTVSNFPLLSEQYPEGRGRVLALGVAGGLLGSTIAASTGPAMYLRFGLWGIGPVSAAANLCALALLIWLVKDGE